The following coding sequences are from one Rubidibacter lacunae KORDI 51-2 window:
- a CDS encoding response regulator transcription factor — translation MPLTVLVADDDPGIRLAVRDYLELQGYAVVAVPDGQAALDAIASHHPQLLVTDIAMPRLDGYRLVRQLRLRPELRLLPVILLTQRDSTQDRIRGYQVGCDVYLPKPFELDELGAIVRNLLERSQIVESEVRFSSSRSASEIGRSNTDNFDFTAREGQVLALIADGLSNADIGQHLHLSPRTIEKHVSRLLRKTDTTNRSELLRFALKHGLAD, via the coding sequence ATGCCGCTGACCGTTTTGGTTGCCGACGACGATCCGGGGATCCGCTTGGCTGTAAGGGACTACCTGGAGCTGCAAGGCTACGCGGTTGTGGCCGTCCCTGATGGGCAAGCCGCTCTTGACGCGATCGCATCGCATCACCCGCAATTACTCGTCACCGATATTGCAATGCCCCGCCTCGATGGCTATCGACTGGTGCGGCAATTGCGCTTGCGTCCCGAGCTGCGCTTGCTCCCCGTCATCTTGCTCACCCAACGCGACAGCACTCAAGATCGAATCCGCGGCTACCAAGTAGGTTGCGACGTTTACTTGCCCAAACCATTCGAACTCGACGAACTCGGCGCGATCGTGCGCAATCTGCTAGAGCGATCGCAAATTGTCGAGTCGGAAGTACGGTTCAGCAGCTCGCGATCGGCATCGGAGATAGGTCGGTCCAACACAGATAACTTCGACTTTACAGCGCGGGAAGGGCAGGTGCTGGCATTGATTGCGGACGGCTTGTCCAATGCAGACATCGGCCAGCATCTGCATCTCAGTCCGCGGACGATTGAAAAGCACGTCAGCAGACTCCTGCGGAAAACCGACACGACCAACCGCTCCGAGCTGTTGCGCTTCGCACTCAAACACGGATTGGCCGATTAA
- a CDS encoding glutamate-5-semialdehyde dehydrogenase, protein MTASSIANRSLSDLARQTRAAARNLAALSGADRNFAVSAIATALAENAEAIAAANAEDLVAAAAEGIPQPLQARLKLDASKLQGAIAGVRGVEGLPDPVGLVQIRRELDAGLILERVTCPLGVIGVIFESRPDALIQIACLALKSGNGVILKGGREALHSCRILVDVIHRALASTAVDPAAVQLLTTREEIRALLSLDSEVDLIVPRGSNAFVRYIQDNTRIPVLGHADGICHLYIDATANREQAIAIAVDSKTQYPAACNAIETLLVHADAAPTLLPAIASSLRERGVTLRGCERSRKIVPMAAATDEDWATEYCDLLLSVRVVDSAADAIAHINTYGSRHTDAIVTDDAAVAETFLSQVDTAGAFHNCSTRFSDGFRYGFGAEVGISTQTLPPRGPVGLEGLVTYKYRVVGDGHVADTYSGEDAKPFTHRDF, encoded by the coding sequence ATGACCGCTTCTTCCATTGCTAACCGCTCGCTAAGCGACCTTGCCCGCCAGACTCGTGCCGCCGCTCGCAACCTCGCCGCACTCTCTGGAGCCGACCGCAATTTTGCCGTGAGCGCGATCGCTACCGCCCTTGCCGAGAATGCCGAGGCGATCGCCGCTGCTAACGCTGAAGATCTGGTTGCCGCAGCAGCCGAGGGAATTCCACAACCGCTTCAGGCGCGGCTCAAGCTAGACGCCTCCAAACTGCAGGGCGCGATCGCGGGGGTGCGCGGCGTGGAAGGGTTGCCTGACCCTGTTGGTTTGGTTCAAATTCGCCGCGAACTGGATGCAGGTTTGATCTTGGAACGCGTTACCTGCCCGCTAGGCGTCATCGGCGTTATTTTTGAGTCGCGGCCGGACGCACTGATCCAAATCGCCTGCCTAGCGCTCAAGTCCGGTAATGGCGTCATCCTCAAGGGCGGGCGCGAAGCCCTGCACTCTTGCAGGATCTTGGTCGACGTTATCCACCGCGCCCTTGCCTCGACAGCGGTCGACCCAGCGGCAGTTCAGTTGCTGACCACGCGGGAGGAGATCCGAGCGTTGCTTTCTCTCGACAGCGAGGTGGATTTGATCGTGCCGCGCGGCTCTAATGCATTCGTGCGCTATATCCAAGACAACACTCGCATTCCCGTACTCGGTCACGCTGACGGCATCTGTCACCTTTACATCGACGCCACCGCCAATCGGGAGCAGGCAATCGCCATTGCCGTCGATTCTAAAACCCAGTATCCCGCAGCTTGCAACGCGATCGAGACGTTGCTCGTTCATGCAGATGCAGCTCCCACGTTGCTCCCCGCGATCGCCTCGTCGCTCCGGGAACGCGGCGTCACCCTGCGCGGCTGCGAGCGATCTCGCAAGATCGTGCCAATGGCAGCTGCCACTGATGAAGATTGGGCGACGGAGTACTGCGACTTGTTACTGTCCGTACGTGTGGTGGACTCGGCGGCCGACGCGATCGCTCACATCAACACCTACGGCTCCCGCCACACGGATGCGATCGTCACGGACGATGCCGCCGTTGCCGAAACCTTCTTGTCGCAGGTGGACACTGCCGGCGCGTTCCACAACTGCTCTACGCGCTTTTCTGACGGCTTCCGCTATGGCTTCGGGGCCGAAGTGGGCATCAGCACTCAGACGTTGCCCCCGCGCGGTCCGGTCGGACTTGAAGGACTCGTGACCTACAAATATCGCGTCGTGGGCGACGGACATGTTGCCGATACCTACTCGGGTGAGGATGCTAAGCCCTTCACGCACCGAGATTTTTAA
- the dusA gene encoding tRNA dihydrouridine(20/20a) synthase DusA — MPSSAPIGARARAGNPLSIAPMMDRTDRHFRYFLRQLTRRTLLYTEMVTTTAILHGDRYKLLGFSPLEHPLALQIGGDDPVAAAECARIAVDWGYDEIDLNVGCPSDRVREGNFGACLMAQPERVARVVAAMQQAVAIPVTVKHRIGIDDRDRYEDLAHFVRVVSSAGCQRFTVHARKAWLQGLSPKENRTVPPLRYEDVYRLKQEFPQLFVEINGGIKTLEQARSHWEHVDAVMIGRAAYDNPFWLAAVDREVYGEDLPAVDRHGAVTAMLPYIDAWVANGGKLHAIARHMLQVFNGQPGARAWRRYLTERGRQPKAGVDVVEAALELVPRV; from the coding sequence GTGCCGAGTTCCGCACCGATCGGGGCGCGCGCTCGCGCCGGCAATCCTCTCAGCATCGCGCCGATGATGGATCGCACGGACCGTCACTTCCGCTATTTCTTGCGCCAGCTTACGCGCCGAACGTTGCTTTACACGGAGATGGTAACGACTACCGCGATCTTGCACGGCGATCGCTACAAGTTGTTGGGGTTTTCGCCCTTAGAACATCCGCTGGCACTGCAGATCGGTGGCGACGATCCGGTGGCAGCGGCGGAGTGCGCGCGCATTGCCGTCGATTGGGGTTACGACGAGATCGACCTCAACGTGGGCTGCCCGAGCGATCGCGTCCGGGAGGGCAACTTCGGAGCGTGTTTGATGGCGCAGCCGGAGCGAGTGGCGCGCGTTGTGGCTGCCATGCAACAGGCGGTGGCGATTCCGGTGACGGTTAAGCACCGCATCGGCATCGACGATCGCGATCGCTATGAGGATCTCGCACACTTCGTTCGCGTGGTGTCGTCAGCCGGTTGCCAGCGCTTCACGGTCCACGCGCGCAAAGCTTGGCTGCAGGGTCTCAGCCCGAAAGAGAATCGGACAGTGCCGCCGCTGCGCTATGAGGACGTGTACCGCCTCAAACAGGAGTTTCCACAGTTGTTCGTGGAAATCAACGGCGGGATTAAAACCCTAGAACAGGCCCGATCGCATTGGGAACACGTGGATGCGGTGATGATCGGGCGTGCTGCCTACGACAATCCGTTTTGGTTGGCGGCGGTCGATCGCGAGGTGTATGGCGAGGATTTGCCAGCCGTCGATCGTCACGGGGCAGTTACCGCGATGTTGCCCTACATCGATGCTTGGGTGGCAAACGGCGGGAAATTGCACGCGATCGCGCGGCATATGCTGCAGGTTTTCAACGGTCAGCCCGGCGCGCGGGCGTGGCGGCGTTATCTCACCGAGCGCGGGCGCCAGCCGAAAGCCGGGGTCGATGTCGTGGAGGCCGCTCTGGAATTGGTGCCGCGAGTGTAA
- a CDS encoding Uma2 family endonuclease has translation MPQISIRLPAMPLTVTPEQFAAVAAENQDLRLERKATGELVVSPPTGWESSARNTQITRYLANWADGFGGLTLESSGGCRLPNGSLYAPDAAWVSEATLARARQMLPVPGEYFPLCPDFVVELRSKSDRLLPLQNKMQEYMENGALLGWLIDPQTGRVDVYRLDHEVEVLGEPEELSGEDVLPGFVLQRRRIW, from the coding sequence ATGCCGCAAATATCCATCCGCCTTCCCGCAATGCCATTGACGGTCACGCCAGAACAATTCGCGGCAGTCGCTGCTGAGAACCAAGACCTGCGCCTGGAACGAAAGGCGACTGGAGAGTTAGTTGTGAGTCCACCAACAGGCTGGGAATCCAGCGCTCGCAACACTCAGATTACCCGGTACTTGGCAAACTGGGCAGATGGTTTTGGTGGCTTGACGTTGGAGAGTTCGGGAGGATGTCGGCTTCCGAATGGGTCTCTATACGCACCCGATGCTGCCTGGGTCAGTGAGGCAACATTAGCCAGAGCACGACAAATGCTACCGGTGCCTGGAGAGTATTTCCCTCTATGCCCTGACTTTGTCGTTGAACTGCGCTCCAAGAGCGATCGCCTGCTTCCCTTGCAGAACAAGATGCAGGAATACATGGAAAATGGCGCACTCTTGGGCTGGCTGATCGATCCTCAGACCGGGCGAGTGGACGTGTATCGCTTAGACCATGAAGTTGAGGTGTTGGGAGAGCCCGAGGAGCTATCCGGAGAAGATGTGTTGCCAGGATTCGTATTGCAACGCAGACGCATCTGGTGA
- a CDS encoding phosphodiester glycosidase family protein, whose translation MEWQGGVVDSSGKGWNDRGSWGGWSALVARWWQRGRWLMAAAIAAVLTVTVARAQQVPEDIPIQVLQRGEAIALNGEKLPLSWREWQDCCGTHFGIGDTALLQRLGIELANTDDPLQQPLFWFPTERKQPEVANAMLVDARRYVAIEQLVERVGGRLQVSAGVLEVNFTPPRIADIRVADGATARSRGKQIIVELENPTFWTLKQGRDTATVALQAVASSALAARFPVATENEEMEDFNPPLLGVAIAPARTELQIALPEHAGVHLTTLANPPRLAIDVSPEYLPAREIRWMPQIWWRQQYVTLGASRFPVTWLEVDQFAPGIAPRPFWGDERQMTGIFPLQSMAQRLQVAAAINAGFFNRNTKLPLGAVRRDGRWHSGPILNRGAIAWNDAGKVEMGRLRYVETLTDGRGRRWPLPFLNSGYVQAGIGRYTPEWGATYTPLTDNETIALVQGDRVVRQVAGGPAGQSAIPIPPDGYLLAARGDRSDLVAVLGKGAAVRLDAVSYPPEFAAFPQIVGAGPLLVQDSRVVLDAGVEQFSSAFQQQRAPRSAIGTREGGTLIVATVGDRVGGRGPTLTETAQVMQLLGAVDALNLDGGSSASLYLGGQLINRPPATAARVHNGIGLFLE comes from the coding sequence ATGGAATGGCAAGGAGGCGTAGTGGATAGTTCGGGAAAGGGTTGGAACGATCGTGGCAGTTGGGGCGGCTGGTCCGCACTCGTTGCGCGCTGGTGGCAGCGCGGGCGATGGCTGATGGCGGCGGCGATCGCGGCCGTGCTGACCGTGACGGTAGCCCGCGCGCAGCAGGTGCCAGAGGACATACCAATACAAGTGCTGCAGCGGGGCGAGGCGATCGCGTTGAATGGCGAGAAGCTGCCGCTGTCCTGGCGCGAGTGGCAGGACTGCTGCGGAACGCATTTCGGGATCGGCGACACGGCATTGCTGCAACGCCTGGGCATCGAGTTGGCGAACACGGACGATCCGCTGCAGCAGCCGTTGTTCTGGTTCCCGACCGAAAGGAAGCAACCGGAAGTAGCGAACGCCATGCTTGTGGATGCCCGCCGGTATGTGGCGATCGAGCAGTTGGTGGAGCGCGTCGGCGGTCGATTGCAGGTGTCGGCGGGCGTGTTGGAGGTGAACTTCACACCGCCGCGCATTGCAGACATACGCGTTGCAGATGGAGCGACCGCGCGCTCCCGCGGCAAGCAAATTATTGTCGAGCTAGAAAACCCGACCTTCTGGACGCTGAAGCAGGGACGCGATACGGCAACAGTCGCGCTCCAGGCCGTTGCATCCTCAGCCCTGGCGGCGCGTTTTCCGGTGGCAACCGAAAATGAGGAAATGGAGGATTTCAATCCCCCGCTATTGGGCGTGGCGATCGCGCCAGCACGGACGGAGTTGCAGATCGCGCTGCCGGAGCACGCCGGGGTGCACCTGACGACTTTGGCGAACCCGCCGCGGTTGGCGATCGATGTAAGTCCGGAGTATTTGCCCGCCCGCGAGATTCGGTGGATGCCACAAATTTGGTGGCGGCAGCAGTACGTGACATTGGGAGCGTCGCGCTTTCCAGTGACTTGGTTGGAAGTGGATCAATTTGCGCCGGGCATCGCACCGCGCCCGTTTTGGGGTGACGAGCGGCAGATGACCGGGATCTTTCCGCTGCAGTCGATGGCACAGCGACTCCAAGTCGCCGCGGCGATCAATGCGGGCTTTTTCAACCGCAACACGAAGCTACCGTTAGGTGCCGTGCGTCGAGACGGGCGCTGGCATTCGGGTCCAATTCTCAATCGCGGGGCGATCGCGTGGAATGATGCGGGCAAAGTGGAGATGGGGCGGTTGCGCTACGTCGAGACGCTGACAGACGGACGCGGTCGGCGCTGGCCGCTGCCGTTTCTCAACAGCGGCTACGTACAGGCCGGCATCGGGCGCTACACGCCTGAGTGGGGCGCGACCTACACGCCACTGACAGATAACGAAACAATCGCGCTGGTGCAAGGCGATCGCGTGGTGCGGCAGGTGGCAGGCGGTCCGGCAGGGCAGTCCGCCATTCCGATTCCTCCGGACGGCTATTTGTTGGCGGCGCGAGGCGATCGCTCGGACTTAGTAGCCGTTCTCGGTAAGGGGGCAGCAGTGAGGTTAGATGCTGTTAGCTATCCGCCAGAATTCGCTGCGTTTCCGCAAATTGTCGGTGCGGGTCCGCTATTGGTGCAGGACAGCCGTGTGGTGTTGGATGCCGGCGTGGAGCAGTTCAGCTCGGCGTTTCAACAGCAGCGCGCGCCGCGCAGCGCGATCGGCACGCGAGAAGGCGGCACGTTGATTGTGGCAACGGTGGGCGATCGCGTAGGTGGCAGGGGTCCGACATTGACAGAAACAGCTCAGGTGATGCAGCTGCTGGGAGCGGTGGATGCCCTAAATCTCGACGGGGGCAGTTCGGCATCCTTGTACCTCGGCGGTCAGCTCATTAACCGCCCGCCCGCTACGGCTGCTCGGGTTCACAACGGGATCGGCTTGTTTCTGGAGTAG
- the gltB gene encoding glutamate synthase large subunit yields MERLAMDQATHQTKQTPFQGQRWLVEERDACGVGVIATQSARASHRLIEQALIALGCLEHRGGCSADRDSGDGAGLMSAVPWAVLDKWLQANGSECPAPERSAVAMAFLPVDTDRAAAARQCVEQVLQQHNLQLLGWREVPVRPEVLGPQARENAPRIEQAIVTSVGLVGDALEKALYLARAEINKAIAACAAIADPDEFYICSFSSRTIVYKGMVRSAVLGEFYLDLQNPDFVSPFAVYHRRFSTNTMPKWPLAQPMRLLGHNGEINTLLGNINWMVAREADLANSHAWSAGELDALKPLVDQHKSDSANLDSVMELLVRSGRSPLEAIAVMVPEAYDNQPDLDDYPEIVDYYEYYSGIQEPWDGPALLAFGDGKIVGAALDRNGLRPARYSITKDGYVVIGSEAGIVDLPEADIVEKGRLGPGQVIAVDLERHEILKNWDIKQRIAQAHPYGEWVRAARQVVEPSKFATECILDPIDALRAQTAFGYNAEDVAMVVVPMATQAKEPTFCMGDDTPLAVLSAKPRLLYDYFKQRFAQVTNPPIDPLRESLVMSLGMLLGDRGNILEIVPANARQLKIESPVLNEAELSQVKVSGFEVAELSTLFAVADGPDGLAAAVQRLQSAAEAAVRAGKQILILSDRAGTGISEEYSYIPPLLAVGSVHHHLIRTGLRCRASLVVDTAQCWSTHHFACAIGYGASAICPYLALETLRQWWHDPKTQKMMDNGRIDRLSCQDALKQYRKAVEMGLLKILSKMGISLLSSYHGAQIFEAIGLGPELVDLAFAGTTSRLGGMTPAELAQETVVFHRRAFPSLKGKKLENFGFYNYRPGGEYHMGSPEMSKALHKAVRGEGYDHYEVYKRYLTERPVTALRDLLDFDSDRAAIAIDGVESVESIVKRFCTGAMSLGSLSREAHETLAIAMNRIGGKSNSGEGGEDPMRYLVVQDADADGNSPTFSHLKGLLDGDTANSATKQVASGRFGVTPEYLMSGRQIEIKMAQGAKPGEGGQLPGKKVSPYIAMLRRSKPGVPLISPPPHHDIYSIEDLAQLIFDLHQINPDAGVSVKLVAEIGIGTVAAGVAKANADVIQISGHDGGTGASPLSSIKHAGGPWELGVTEVHRTLLQNDLRDRVLLRADGGIKTGWDVLIAALMGAEEYGFGSVSMIAEGCIMARVCHTNNCPVGVATQQEHLRKRFPGTPEHVVNFFYFVAEEVRMLLARLGYRSLKDIIGRGDLLKVRADAVVTKTQHLLEGLSCLTDLPDVRDDRAWLEHESVHSNGPVLDDKILADPEIAAAICNQGSIVKHLKTVNTDRSVGARVAGRIAKQYGDAGFEGEIRLNFTGAAGQSFGAFNLTGMTLHLTGVANDYVGKGMNGGEIVVVPPADAGYDPAENAAIGNTCLYGATGGVLYADGRAGERFAVRNSVGKAVILGAGDHCCEYMTGGVVVVLGTVGRNVGAGMTGGIGYFLDEEDKFPARVNPEIVSIQRVCTAAGEQQLKELVIAHAKRTGSCKSQQILAAWDEYLPQFWQVVPPSEADSAIANPDAAAAEKELTSV; encoded by the coding sequence ATGGAACGTCTAGCCATGGATCAAGCTACCCATCAAACGAAGCAAACGCCTTTTCAAGGTCAGCGTTGGCTGGTCGAAGAACGCGATGCCTGCGGTGTCGGCGTCATTGCCACCCAATCGGCACGAGCCAGCCACCGCTTGATCGAGCAAGCACTCATCGCGCTGGGGTGCCTGGAGCACCGGGGCGGGTGCAGTGCCGATCGCGACTCGGGCGACGGGGCGGGTTTGATGAGCGCAGTTCCATGGGCGGTGCTTGATAAATGGCTGCAGGCAAACGGCAGCGAGTGCCCCGCGCCCGAGCGCAGTGCCGTCGCGATGGCGTTCTTGCCCGTCGATACCGACCGAGCGGCTGCCGCCCGACAGTGCGTGGAGCAAGTGCTTCAGCAGCACAATTTGCAACTGCTGGGTTGGCGCGAAGTACCCGTTCGTCCCGAAGTCCTCGGACCGCAGGCACGCGAAAACGCTCCGCGCATCGAGCAGGCGATCGTGACGTCGGTTGGATTGGTCGGCGATGCTCTGGAAAAAGCGCTATACCTGGCGCGGGCAGAAATCAATAAAGCCATCGCTGCTTGCGCAGCGATCGCCGATCCGGACGAGTTTTACATATGCTCGTTCTCATCGCGAACCATTGTCTACAAAGGCATGGTGCGATCGGCCGTGCTCGGCGAGTTTTATCTCGACCTACAAAATCCCGACTTTGTCAGTCCGTTCGCAGTTTATCACCGCCGCTTTAGCACCAATACCATGCCCAAGTGGCCGCTCGCGCAGCCCATGCGCCTGCTCGGTCACAACGGCGAAATCAATACATTATTGGGCAACATCAACTGGATGGTAGCCCGGGAAGCCGACTTAGCTAACTCGCATGCTTGGTCCGCTGGCGAGCTAGATGCCCTCAAGCCGCTAGTAGACCAGCACAAGAGCGACTCTGCCAACCTTGACAGCGTCATGGAGTTGCTCGTACGCTCCGGTCGCAGCCCGCTCGAGGCGATCGCCGTGATGGTGCCGGAAGCCTACGACAACCAGCCCGACCTCGACGACTATCCCGAAATCGTCGATTACTACGAATACTACAGCGGTATCCAGGAACCCTGGGATGGCCCGGCGTTGTTGGCATTCGGCGACGGTAAAATTGTCGGCGCGGCCCTGGATCGCAACGGCTTGCGTCCCGCTCGCTACAGCATCACCAAAGACGGCTACGTAGTCATCGGCTCGGAAGCTGGCATCGTCGACCTACCCGAAGCCGACATCGTTGAGAAAGGTCGCCTCGGTCCCGGTCAGGTCATTGCGGTCGATCTCGAACGCCACGAAATCCTCAAGAACTGGGATATCAAACAGCGCATTGCCCAAGCCCATCCCTACGGGGAGTGGGTGCGCGCCGCGCGCCAGGTTGTAGAGCCCAGCAAATTCGCCACCGAGTGCATCCTGGATCCAATCGATGCCCTGCGCGCCCAAACTGCCTTCGGCTACAACGCCGAGGACGTAGCAATGGTCGTGGTCCCAATGGCTACCCAAGCCAAAGAGCCGACCTTCTGCATGGGGGACGACACGCCGCTGGCGGTGCTGTCGGCGAAGCCGCGCCTGCTATACGACTACTTCAAGCAGCGGTTCGCACAGGTCACCAATCCGCCGATCGACCCGCTGCGCGAGAGCTTGGTCATGTCCTTGGGTATGCTGCTCGGCGATCGCGGCAACATTCTCGAAATCGTTCCTGCAAACGCGCGGCAGCTCAAAATCGAGTCGCCCGTCCTCAATGAAGCCGAGCTATCGCAGGTTAAGGTATCGGGCTTTGAGGTCGCCGAGCTCTCCACGCTGTTCGCCGTTGCTGACGGACCCGATGGCTTAGCAGCAGCCGTGCAACGTCTGCAGTCTGCAGCCGAAGCTGCCGTCCGCGCGGGCAAGCAGATTTTGATCTTGAGCGATCGCGCCGGCACCGGTATCAGCGAAGAATACAGCTACATTCCGCCATTGCTGGCCGTGGGTTCGGTACACCACCACTTGATCCGCACCGGCTTGCGCTGTCGCGCGTCGCTGGTTGTCGATACCGCCCAGTGCTGGAGCACCCACCACTTTGCCTGCGCGATCGGTTACGGGGCATCGGCAATCTGTCCGTATCTGGCACTAGAGACCCTACGCCAGTGGTGGCACGACCCCAAAACCCAAAAAATGATGGACAACGGGCGCATCGATCGCCTCAGCTGCCAGGATGCCCTCAAGCAGTATCGCAAAGCCGTGGAGATGGGCTTGCTAAAAATTCTCTCCAAGATGGGCATTTCGCTGCTGTCGTCTTACCACGGGGCGCAAATCTTCGAGGCCATCGGGCTCGGTCCCGAACTCGTGGACTTAGCCTTTGCCGGCACCACTTCGCGCCTGGGCGGAATGACTCCGGCAGAACTGGCGCAAGAGACTGTTGTCTTCCACCGCCGCGCTTTCCCCAGCCTCAAGGGTAAGAAGTTGGAAAACTTCGGCTTTTACAACTACCGTCCCGGCGGCGAGTACCACATGGGCAGCCCCGAGATGTCAAAGGCGTTGCATAAAGCCGTCCGCGGTGAAGGTTACGACCATTACGAGGTCTACAAACGCTATCTAACCGAGCGTCCGGTGACGGCCTTGCGCGACCTACTCGATTTCGACAGCGATCGCGCGGCGATCGCGATCGATGGAGTCGAGTCGGTGGAAAGCATCGTCAAGCGATTCTGTACCGGTGCGATGTCGCTGGGATCGCTCTCGCGCGAAGCTCACGAAACCCTCGCGATCGCCATGAATCGCATTGGCGGCAAGTCTAATTCCGGGGAAGGTGGCGAAGACCCGATGCGCTATCTCGTCGTGCAGGATGCGGATGCAGACGGGAATTCACCGACGTTTTCGCATCTGAAGGGATTGCTCGATGGCGACACGGCGAACTCTGCGACCAAGCAAGTTGCCTCCGGACGGTTCGGCGTGACGCCGGAGTACCTCATGAGCGGTCGCCAAATCGAGATCAAGATGGCTCAGGGCGCCAAGCCGGGCGAAGGCGGTCAGTTGCCCGGCAAGAAGGTCAGCCCCTACATCGCCATGCTGCGGCGCTCTAAGCCAGGCGTACCGCTGATTTCGCCGCCGCCCCACCACGACATTTACTCAATTGAGGACCTGGCGCAGCTCATCTTCGACCTGCATCAAATCAACCCCGATGCAGGTGTTTCGGTGAAGCTCGTCGCGGAAATCGGTATCGGTACGGTCGCGGCCGGCGTCGCCAAAGCAAATGCCGATGTCATCCAAATCTCCGGACACGACGGCGGCACGGGTGCATCGCCCCTCAGCTCGATCAAGCATGCGGGCGGTCCCTGGGAGCTGGGCGTCACTGAAGTGCATCGTACGCTGTTGCAAAACGACCTGCGCGATCGGGTTTTACTCCGAGCCGACGGCGGCATCAAAACCGGTTGGGACGTCCTGATAGCAGCGTTGATGGGTGCCGAAGAATACGGTTTCGGCTCCGTGTCGATGATTGCTGAGGGATGCATTATGGCGCGCGTCTGCCACACCAACAACTGCCCGGTGGGCGTTGCAACCCAGCAAGAGCACCTGCGCAAGCGCTTCCCGGGCACGCCGGAGCATGTGGTCAACTTCTTCTATTTCGTTGCCGAAGAAGTCCGAATGCTGCTGGCACGGTTGGGCTATCGCAGCCTCAAGGACATTATCGGGCGGGGCGATTTACTGAAGGTGCGCGCCGATGCAGTTGTAACCAAAACCCAGCATTTGCTGGAGGGCTTGAGCTGTCTGACAGACTTACCCGACGTACGGGACGATCGCGCGTGGTTGGAGCACGAATCAGTCCACAGCAACGGTCCGGTGCTCGACGATAAGATCCTGGCCGACCCTGAGATTGCAGCCGCGATTTGCAACCAAGGCAGCATCGTCAAACACTTGAAAACAGTCAATACGGACCGTTCTGTGGGCGCGCGGGTTGCGGGTCGCATTGCCAAACAGTACGGCGACGCGGGCTTTGAAGGCGAAATCCGTCTCAACTTCACGGGGGCTGCCGGCCAGAGTTTCGGCGCGTTCAACCTAACGGGTATGACACTGCACCTGACGGGTGTTGCCAATGACTACGTTGGCAAGGGCATGAACGGCGGCGAGATCGTCGTGGTGCCGCCAGCAGATGCGGGTTACGACCCAGCCGAGAACGCGGCGATCGGTAACACCTGTCTCTATGGCGCGACGGGGGGCGTGCTCTACGCCGACGGGCGGGCGGGCGAACGTTTCGCCGTGCGCAACTCAGTGGGCAAGGCCGTTATCCTGGGCGCGGGCGACCACTGCTGCGAGTACATGACCGGTGGCGTGGTGGTCGTGCTGGGGACGGTCGGTCGCAACGTCGGCGCCGGCATGACCGGCGGCATCGGTTACTTCCTCGATGAAGAGGACAAGTTCCCTGCGCGCGTCAATCCCGAAATTGTCAGCATCCAGCGCGTTTGCACCGCTGCCGGCGAGCAGCAGCTCAAGGAACTCGTCATCGCACACGCTAAGCGAACTGGCAGTTGCAAGTCTCAACAGATCCTGGCTGCTTGGGACGAGTACCTACCGCAGTTCTGGCAGGTGGTACCGCCGTCGGAAGCCGATTCGGCGATCGCCAACCCGGATGCTGCCGCTGCTGAAAAAGAGCTGACTTCGGTGTAA
- a CDS encoding response regulator transcription factor: MLSLDVPKGLTSPELARAARILIVEDEDLIREMVSLALREEGYEVTTASEGRTASSLLQAAEQVGSEFPFDLVILDLMLPQANGLDICRWLRFQGNIVPILILSARASETDRVLGLEVGADDYLTKPFSMPELVARCRALLRRQRFSSLPQTPVLQYRDVTLYPQECRVTVRGEETSLSPKEFRLLELFISSPRRVWSREQLIEQIWGPDFLGDTKTVDVHIRWLREKLEPDPSQPEYIVTVRGFGYRFG; the protein is encoded by the coding sequence ATGCTGTCGCTAGACGTACCAAAGGGTCTGACATCGCCGGAATTGGCGCGGGCTGCCCGGATTCTCATCGTCGAGGACGAAGACCTCATTCGCGAGATGGTCTCCCTTGCCCTGCGAGAGGAAGGATACGAGGTGACGACAGCGAGTGAAGGACGCACCGCTTCGAGCCTCTTGCAAGCTGCCGAGCAAGTCGGTTCCGAGTTTCCTTTCGATCTAGTTATTTTGGATTTGATGTTGCCACAAGCCAACGGTCTCGATATTTGCCGTTGGTTGCGTTTCCAGGGCAACATCGTCCCGATTCTCATCCTCAGCGCCCGCGCCAGCGAAACCGATCGCGTTCTCGGGTTAGAAGTTGGCGCTGACGACTATCTCACCAAGCCATTTAGCATGCCCGAGTTGGTTGCGCGCTGCCGAGCGTTGCTGCGCCGACAACGCTTCAGCAGCTTGCCACAAACCCCAGTGCTGCAGTATCGCGATGTCACGCTCTATCCCCAAGAGTGCCGGGTAACCGTGCGCGGGGAGGAAACCAGTCTCTCCCCGAAAGAATTCCGCTTGCTAGAGCTGTTTATCAGTTCGCCCCGACGCGTTTGGTCACGCGAACAGTTGATCGAACAAATTTGGGGACCGGACTTCCTCGGCGACACCAAAACTGTCGACGTCCACATCCGCTGGCTGCGCGAGAAGCTCGAACCCGATCCCAGCCAGCCGGAATACATCGTTACGGTGCGCGGTTTCGGCTATCGCTTTGGGTAA